The region AGCTAAAGAAACTCCCGACTCTTCCCGCACTGAAAATTTTTGAAATCGTTTTAAAAAAAATTTTGCTTTCTCACATAATTCTTTATTTCCCTCAAACTGCTCTGTTCCAAAGGAAGCAGCATAAGCGATTTTATACTTATTGGATTTCACCCAATCCAAACAAGAATAAAAATTCATATTTTCTATAAAATGAGCTCTTACTAACTGATCCGAAGCCAATACAAAACATCCACATTTATCATTCAGGTCCACCATTGCATATTTATCTTTATACACAGGAGCAATATCGCATCTTTGATATGGGTTCTTCAAAAAGAGCTCTAGCCTATCATCATATTTACAAAAATTACAATCACCAGCTTTATCAATCATTAAAACCGTAAAGCCTCTATCTGTTAAATATTGATACAAGGCATAATTAGTTAAATTATTTCCAATATTGTGATTGAACAAACATACAATTCCAATATCGTGCTCTCCAGATAAGGCTAACTTAACAGATTCGTTAAAAGTCTTCTTCTGCAACAGTCTAAGAAAATATGAATAATTTTTATTCCTATTTCTACCTTCACCATGAAATCTGTTTCCTTTATTTAATGCCCATTCCAATGGAACATTTTCATATCTTGCAAATAATCTGCATGCTTGCGTCCAATATGTTTGTGCCTTAATACTGTTAACCAAGACAATACTTGTCCCCATTTTGTCATTCCATGAAGAATCATGCATATCAATTCCCCAGAAATCACCAATTGTGAAATCCCCCTGCCTAGGGAAGTCAGCATATCTACAATTTTCGCATGTATCATTTCTTCCCAGAATATTCTGGAAGGCTTGTTGATACCAATCTTTCTCATATGACGGATACAATACCTCTCCACATTTTAGTTCTACTCTATATCCAGTGGAAGACCATCCTTGTTTTTTATCTCTAAATATAATATTACTTACATTATCAATTCCATAATTTTCATCTAAGTAATTTCTAAATAAAACATTTGACGGTGCATAAAAACAGAGAAGATCAATGGTTAACAGCTTATCATTCAAATAACTTTCGCCCAAATACGACTTCAGTCCAGCAACCTGGCATGGAAAGCCAAAAAAGGCCACCTGTATATTCTGTTCTAATAATGCCTTAACCTGGCTATACGACTTCTTTATATTACTTTGTACGTATTTAGAATTTCTCAATATTTCAATATCGTTTAAATTGTTAGTGCCGACATATTCACAATAAAAATCCTCGCTCCACTTCGCACCAAATACCCATCCACCTTTTTCTATAATATCTTGAGCAATTATTGAAAAAAAGCCACCTGACGAAGAAATCATTCTTGTTTTTTCATCCGCCCATACTGCATAACATTCCGGATTAGTAAAATGATTATTTTTCTTTACTGTTACTGCCGGGCATACACCAACGCACTTATTACATTTAATACACGTATCTCTATTTACAAATGGTTTCAAGAATCCGTTTGAATCATAGCACATTTTAATGGCATTAGATGGACAAATATTATAACATGCCCCACATCCTGTACAATTAATATTTTCTTTCAAAACAGAAGGTTCTACTTTTTCGAAGCATGCTATCAAGGTCCAATTATCCGCAAATGCATTGCTTCTCTTGGTCATTATAAATCCTAATTTACCAAGTTCATTTATTATATCAACAGAATAGAAACGCGATTGTTTAAATTTTTCTTTACCTTTATAGGAAATTATTATCTTTCTGTAATGTATTGACAATTGCTCCAAAAACCATAATGGATTATTCAAATTTTCCATAACATCTGTACATACAGCAATTTCCGCATCGTAATCCGGAAACTGATATTCATTCATATCAGCTATTATATCAGTATTCCCATGGACAATTGAATAGTAATGAATTACATTAGGTAAGATGCGATTAAGCCGCCTGTCCTTAATGCTGAAATCCACAATTAATCTATTATTATTATTATCTATAAGCCCTAATATTGCAATAATTTGTTTATACCACATTTGTTCTTCTGTAGCTAAAGATAATTGACCATCTCCCCCATTAATTACTTCATAACTTTTTTTTTCCATATTTGTTTCCATCACTTTCACTTATTGCCCAAAATTTAAAAAAGGTACTAGTATAACTCGATTTAAATAAGCTTACAATTTAAGCGTTGGTAGTAATCTGATTTCTTGGCTTACGTGTTCGTGCTTTGGGCGCACGTTTCCCTTGGTTTTCAGGATAATAATGTAAACTTATTAAAATCGAGTTATACTAGCATTGAACAATCCTCATCAAAAACTCTTATAATAAAAATACACAATGCATAATAAAACAATGGAAAGTTAAACGGATATAATATGTCTCCGTTTAGGCTATAACATATTATATTGCTTCACATATCTCATCTATTATCTCATCACTATTTCCCTGTGTTATAAGAAATTCTAATGCCCCAGATGTCAATCCCATATCATTTAAACTAAGGTAATCCATAGCAACTCCATCCGGCCAAAACATTGAATGTTCTGTATAAAAAACTACTTTCTTGCATTTTGATGAAGAAATAATATCGCTTAAACCGCTTCTTATACCTATGTATGCTCCTGCTTTATCTAAAAATTGAATTATAGAGGAATAGGGAATAAAAATGCCTTGAGTGCCAACTACCGGAATCTCATCTTTCCCACAATTGGTACATATAGTATATCCCTTCTTTTGTAACCTATCCACTATGTTCTCCCAAAAATTGGCCGGGAAACTGTCTACGCAAGTAGCATACGGTGCTAAAAGAACAGTTTTTCCACATTTCAAATTATATTTTTTAAATAATATTTCTACCTCATCTGCTTTATCCGCAAGACAAGGTCCAATCAATTTGGCATCTTCAGGAAGATTCATACCCTTAAATCTATAAAAATCCATCATATTCCATCCGTGCCGTCCTTGAATAGCCCAGGTAATCTGCAAATAATCTGACATATTATCAAAATGGCAAAAATAATAGAAATCAATATTTTCTTTACCTACAAATGTACGAAGTTTTCTCAAACGTTCGTGTGTTGACATATCAATCTGGAGAATATGTCCTTCATATATTTGTGGAAATAAAGATTCTGCGACTTTTTTTTCATTTTTTCCTACCACTAAAAAACAATAATCTTTAACTTCATTCCTTTCAATCCATTCCTTGAGCAAAAGTGAGACTTGGTATATATCACCGGTTCCCAATGCTGCGCATGATACTAAAACAGTTTTTTCTCCAACTTGTTTTTTTATTTTTTTGTAGTCTGAATACCCTTTAAAAATATATTTGTAATAAAAATATATCATTCTACAGAATGTTGAATGTTCTTTCCAGTATTCCCATTTTATTATCCTGCAAATACTCTTCTTAAGCCATCTATTTATCCGTTTAACTGTTTTTCTTAACCCAAAACACTCATAATATTCTTTTATGGAATGAATTCTGTTTGGAATATAGTATATTTTTCTTCCGACTTTATATTCTTTATGTTCAAAGACTTGGCTTGTGTCAATAGAACTCAATGAATACTCTAAATATTCAATAAAATTCTCTCCTAAAAAATCATTAACATTTTTGATATACTCTTCATAAGTCTTCCTATCATATCGTATTGTCATCGCACTGTCATATAATAAAGAACAATAGCGCTTAAGATATTCATATGTATATTCAGGAAATAATTCTAACTTTCTCCAATATCCCTCAATTATCTGAGCCATTCTTAAATTTTGATTAGCTCGTTTAACATATTGCCTCACAATTTTATCTGTCGCACTACTCGGCCTATTCCTTTGATAATGATATAATTTATTTGGAATATAAGAGATTGTCTGTGCTAAGGGATAGATATAAAACAAAAAGGCCTCATCTTCCCCTAATGCCAATGATTCCTCATATTTTATATCATTTGATACAATAAGTTCTTTCTTATAAACTTTATTCCATATTAATGGATAACTCCCCGTCTCATACATTAAAGCATTAATACTTTTTCCTTCATAAAAGGCTTTTCTAGTATTTAAATTTTGCTTAAAATAAATAAATGCATTATCCAGATACTCATCTTCTTCATGCCAATCTTTACTCATAAAAACATTGCCGCCAAAAACAATTATATCACTTGCATTTTTTTTGATTTCCTCAGAAAGTATGCTACATGCATCTTTATCAATCCAATCGTCTGAATCAATGAACCAGATATAATCACCCTTAGCCAATTCTATTCCCTTATTCCGAGTATATGACACACCATGGTTCTCATGGCTATAGCATTTTACTCTGGAATCCTTTTTTTCATAGGATTTCACTACGTTTAAGCTATCGTCTTTAGAACCATCATTTATACATATAACTTCAAAATCATCATATGTCTGAGCTAATATACTATCCAAACATAATGGAATATCTTTCTCGACATTATATATAGGTACTATAATAGAAAATAAAACATTATTGTTCATCTCATACTCCTAATCATCAATTCCATATACTCCACTTAAAAAGAGTTCCTTTTCTGTAGTTCCATTTTTTCCTATCATAGTTTCCCCAGCTCTTACGCTAGGTTGATAGATAGAAGCCACAACAATATTGTAATAAAACGGAAACAATGAGTATAATTTGACAATATTCTCTATCTGTTTATCTGGACAATATATAACATCAATGATATATTCATTTTTTTCTATTTTCACAGACTCACTCTTCGTGACAACAAAAACAGCATTTGATTGGTGCCGACTATCTAACAAAGCTTTAATATAATCTCGGGCATATGCTGTACAATTACCATTGTCCCCTGGGCAAAAAACGAACATTGTTTGAGGTGTGATTACACCCTTCCTCTTAATATTTTTCCAACATTTCCATCCTACCACACATTGGCAGAAATCTTTTAATAAATTTATTTTTTCCATTTTTCTTTTCCATTCATATAATAGATAAATTATGTCTTTATCTGTATTATATTTCTTATTAAAAGTATCCCGATTTTTCTGGCTAAATTAATTGTACCAAGCCGCTAGCGCGGCGGCTAGCCCTAAGTACGTGAAACCACGACTTTGTTCATAAAATGGGCAGGAGATCCTGCCACCGTCATTGATCCGGATACGGGCGAGATACTGAAAGCCTATATCTTTGTCGGAGTCATGACGTACAGCCAGTATGCATACGTCGAAGCGTTCCTTGACATGAAGCAGAAATCATGGATCAATGCCCATGTCCATATGTACGAATACTTCGGCGGCGTTGCCAAAATCTTAGTGCCGGATAACTGCAAGACTGCCGTTATCCACAATGGCGGCTGGAAAGGCCAGCAGATCAACGAAACGTATCAGGAAATGGCAGAGCATTATGGGATTGCGATTATTCCCGCACGTGTCAGAGCTCCCAAGGACAAGCCGAATGCGGAAGGAACCGTAGGTATGATATCTACA is a window of Enterocloster clostridioformis DNA encoding:
- a CDS encoding polysaccharide pyruvyl transferase family protein, which encodes MEKKSYEVINGGDGQLSLATEEQMWYKQIIAILGLIDNNNNRLIVDFSIKDRRLNRILPNVIHYYSIVHGNTDIIADMNEYQFPDYDAEIAVCTDVMENLNNPLWFLEQLSIHYRKIIISYKGKEKFKQSRFYSVDIINELGKLGFIMTKRSNAFADNWTLIACFEKVEPSVLKENINCTGCGACYNICPSNAIKMCYDSNGFLKPFVNRDTCIKCNKCVGVCPAVTVKKNNHFTNPECYAVWADEKTRMISSSGGFFSIIAQDIIEKGGWVFGAKWSEDFYCEYVGTNNLNDIEILRNSKYVQSNIKKSYSQVKALLEQNIQVAFFGFPCQVAGLKSYLGESYLNDKLLTIDLLCFYAPSNVLFRNYLDENYGIDNVSNIIFRDKKQGWSSTGYRVELKCGEVLYPSYEKDWYQQAFQNILGRNDTCENCRYADFPRQGDFTIGDFWGIDMHDSSWNDKMGTSIVLVNSIKAQTYWTQACRLFARYENVPLEWALNKGNRFHGEGRNRNKNYSYFLRLLQKKTFNESVKLALSGEHDIGIVCLFNHNIGNNLTNYALYQYLTDRGFTVLMIDKAGDCNFCKYDDRLELFLKNPYQRCDIAPVYKDKYAMVDLNDKCGCFVLASDQLVRAHFIENMNFYSCLDWVKSNKYKIAYAASFGTEQFEGNKELCEKAKFFLKRFQKFSVREESGVSLAKDVFDIDAKWVLDPVFLCDKSLYENMARIGKLRLPNEHYVGAYILDPTQDRADLIKELAEKKCSGNALAVIDTDGYPNGDFQWSIETLKNVKNEEWLATIANSDFFITDSFHGVCFALIFQRQFCVVYNKWQWRGATRILSILKLLGLEHRMIENKNDLLSNEFFKEPINYNELNYILAAKREESIQWLEKSLAGVNGFKEEYTLYDIVLEQERLFHDKYDKIEEEIRQVQSDIKILYEWQTAQDERLNQMRDEFPILFDWEKAQDERLNQMQHEIECMQKRYNFLATQTEQMCDNDIEQMKKEINKLKGSSFFRLDSGCKKIINKFLNILKSKNKIV
- a CDS encoding glycosyltransferase, with translation MNNNVLFSIIVPIYNVEKDIPLCLDSILAQTYDDFEVICINDGSKDDSLNVVKSYEKKDSRVKCYSHENHGVSYTRNKGIELAKGDYIWFIDSDDWIDKDACSILSEEIKKNASDIIVFGGNVFMSKDWHEEDEYLDNAFIYFKQNLNTRKAFYEGKSINALMYETGSYPLIWNKVYKKELIVSNDIKYEESLALGEDEAFLFYIYPLAQTISYIPNKLYHYQRNRPSSATDKIVRQYVKRANQNLRMAQIIEGYWRKLELFPEYTYEYLKRYCSLLYDSAMTIRYDRKTYEEYIKNVNDFLGENFIEYLEYSLSSIDTSQVFEHKEYKVGRKIYYIPNRIHSIKEYYECFGLRKTVKRINRWLKKSICRIIKWEYWKEHSTFCRMIYFYYKYIFKGYSDYKKIKKQVGEKTVLVSCAALGTGDIYQVSLLLKEWIERNEVKDYCFLVVGKNEKKVAESLFPQIYEGHILQIDMSTHERLRKLRTFVGKENIDFYYFCHFDNMSDYLQITWAIQGRHGWNMMDFYRFKGMNLPEDAKLIGPCLADKADEVEILFKKYNLKCGKTVLLAPYATCVDSFPANFWENIVDRLQKKGYTICTNCGKDEIPVVGTQGIFIPYSSIIQFLDKAGAYIGIRSGLSDIISSSKCKKVVFYTEHSMFWPDGVAMDYLSLNDMGLTSGALEFLITQGNSDEIIDEICEAI